CCGGGTCCTGACCTCCGACGCCAAATAGCCATACGCAGAGAATCCATTACCAATTTTCTGGTTATTCTATCACTCATTGACCACCCTACAACCCGGCGGGAATATAAATCCAGAACAACCGCCAGGTAAAGCCAGCCCTCATTTGTCCATATATACGTGATATCCGAACAATAGACTCGATCAGGCTCAGGCGAAGAAAACTTTCTTGCCAAAAGGTTCGGCGCCACCGGCAGATTGTGCTTGCTATTCGTGGTTGCTTTGAACTTTCTTCTCTGCTTTACCTCGACTCCGGCGAGCTTCATTAAAGTTCCCGCTTTTGCCCTGCCGCAAGACTCTCCCTGAGCCTCCAATTCCTTCGATATCCGTCGAGTTCCGTATGATGCTCTTGACAGTCGATGAATTTCTTTTACCTTGGGGATTAACCGCTCCCGCTCCCGATGCATCTGTGACTTTTTCCGGTTTTTCCAGGAATAAAAACCGCTTCGGCTTACGCACATCACATAGCACAGGATAGAAACAGAATAGGCCCTCCTTGCTGTATCAATAAACTGATACCTTACCCCAGTTCTTTCGCAAAGAAGGCCGCCGC
This genomic window from Candidatus Desulfarcum epimagneticum contains:
- a CDS encoding conserved hypothetical protein (Evidence 4 : Unknown function but conserved in other organisms), with translation MHRERERLIPKVKEIHRLSRASYGTRRISKELEAQGESCGRAKAGTLMKLAGVEVKQRRKFKATTNSKHNLPVAPNLLARKFSSPEPDRVYCSDITYIWTNEGWLYLAVVLDLYSRRVVGWSMSDRITRKLVMDSLRMAIWRRRSGPGLIFHSDRGSQYCSKDFQEMLKVNGIISSMSRKGDCWDNSVAESFFGSLKTERVFDSRYFRREEARRDIVDYIEMFYNSKRRHSYLGYLSPKEFEKMTALKKAA